Proteins from one Bactrocera neohumeralis isolate Rockhampton chromosome 3, APGP_CSIRO_Bneo_wtdbg2-racon-allhic-juicebox.fasta_v2, whole genome shotgun sequence genomic window:
- the LOC126751966 gene encoding solute carrier family 17 member 9, giving the protein MSMDEKLKYSLLRGELVDSQNAWTRHEKRVWFLTLITGTLMLYSTRTSMPLLIPAVAAEQKWSKTDSGTVLSSFFWGYTLTQVVGGYFSDRFGGQRVILFAAIGWSLITFFMPNIIWSSTAIKAYSIPFIVTIRIINGAFQGVHFPSMISLTSQNLCSNERTSFFGLLTAGSALGTLLTGSLGSFVLDYFGWPYVFRVIGFLGISWALMLRYYTMAGERGRIINVSVPSRLCANKQIPDNVPWLRYFRKLSFWACVLTHACEMNCFFVLLSWLPTYFHDGFPHAKVWVVNMIPWLALPPCTLFARYLTGRLLAREWSTSAVRKIIQSCCFASQNLALFIMARTSDFHTALICMTVIIGGTGFHNNAVTVNPQDLAPSHSGSVFGLMNTVGAVPGFLGVYLAGHILEITQSWPIVFSTAAAINLVGWTVFMVFGSAEAIV; this is encoded by the exons atgaGTATGGATGAGAAACTTAAATACTCGCTTTTGCGAGGAGAACTTGTAGACAGTCAAAATGCATGGACACG CCATGAAAAACGCGTCTGGTTCCTCACACTCATCACAGGCACTTTAATGCTGTATTCTACGCGCACGTCAATGCCTTTACTAATACCCGCTGTTGCAGCCGAACAAAAATGGAGCAAAACCGACTCGGGTACTGTGCTCAGTTCATTCTTCTGGGGCTACACATTGACACAG GTGGTGGGCGGTTATTTTAGTGATCGTTTTGGTGGTCAACGTGTTATACTTTTCGCTGCCATTGGCTGGTCGTTGATTACATTCTTTATGCCAAATATTATATGGAGTTCAACGGCGATTAAAGCATATTCCATTCCGTTTATTGTCACTATACGTATTATAAATGGCGCATTCCAAGGTGTGCACTTTCCAAGCATGATTAGTCTCACGAGTCAA aatcTTTGCTCGAATGAACGCACAAGTTTCTTTGGCCTACTTACCGCCGGCTCAGCGCTGGGCACACTCTTAACCGGCAGTTTGGGCTCATTTGTGCTGGACTACTTCGGTTGGCCGTATGTATTTCGTGTGATTGGCTTTTTAGGCATATCCTGGGCATTAATGCTGCGCTACTATACTATGGCGGGTGAACGTGGCCGCATTATCAACGTATCGGTGCCGTCACGTTTGTGTGCCAATAAGCAAATACCGGACAATGTGCCGTGGCTGCGTTATTTTAGAAAGCTCTCATTCTGGGCTTGTGTGCTTACGCATGCCTGCGAGATGAATTGCTTTTTCGTGCTGCTCTCATGGCTGCCCACGTATTTCCACGATGGATTTCCGCATGCCAAAGTGTGGGTGGTGAATATGATACCATGGCTTGCTTTGCCGCCATGCACGTTATTCGCACGCTATTTAACCGGACGTTTATTGGCACGTGAGTGGTCTACTTCGGCGGTGCGTAAGATCATACAAAGCTGCTGTTTTGCATCACAGAATCTGGCGCTATTCATTATGGCGCGCACAAGCGATTTTCACACAGCACTCATTTGCATGACCGTTATAATTG gtGGCACTGGCTTCCACAATAATGCTGTCACTGTGAATCCACAAGATTTGGCGCCCTCGCATTCCGGCAGTGTTTTTGGCTTGATGAATACTGTCGGCGCCGTGCCTGGATTTTTAGGTGTCTACCTTGCTGGACATATTTTGGAGATAACACAAAGTTGGCCAATCGTTTTCAGCACTGCGGCAGCTATTAATTTAGTTGGCTGGACAGTGTTCATGGTATTTGGCTCGGCTGAGGCTATTGTGTGA